One window of Chloroflexus aggregans DSM 9485 genomic DNA carries:
- a CDS encoding ABC transporter ATP-binding protein translates to MSSVAIRTHNLTRTFGAIRAVDQLTLEVRQGEIFGFLGPNGSGKTTTIRLLLGLLQPDAGQIEVLGFAVPQQASEVRMHTGTLLEHSGLYERLSAADNLDYYGRIWRIPAAQRRERIRELLEQVGLWERRHEPVKTWSRGMKQKLAIARALLHRPQLIFLDEPTAGLDPIAAAAFRDDLRALAEREGVTVFLTTHNLDEAEKLCHRVGIIRHGRLLAQGSLAEIQRHDTLHLEIIGRNFIPSVEAALRSQPTVRRVEASDTHLMIELASSSDPAPLIKLVIEHGGQIEEVYRKQNASLEEVFLTLMAEETTYAH, encoded by the coding sequence ATGAGTAGCGTTGCGATTCGTACCCACAACCTGACCCGTACTTTTGGCGCGATACGGGCCGTCGATCAATTGACGTTGGAGGTTCGGCAGGGTGAAATCTTCGGCTTTTTGGGACCGAACGGATCGGGCAAGACGACGACAATTCGGCTTTTACTCGGTCTATTGCAACCCGATGCCGGCCAAATTGAAGTATTGGGCTTTGCCGTACCACAGCAAGCGTCCGAGGTACGTATGCATACCGGCACGCTGCTCGAACACTCTGGCCTGTACGAACGCCTGAGCGCCGCCGACAATCTTGATTACTACGGACGCATCTGGCGCATACCGGCCGCCCAACGCCGCGAACGCATCCGCGAATTGTTGGAACAAGTGGGACTATGGGAGCGGCGCCACGAACCGGTGAAGACGTGGAGCCGCGGTATGAAGCAGAAGTTGGCAATTGCACGCGCCCTCTTGCACCGTCCCCAACTCATCTTCCTCGATGAACCAACCGCCGGTCTTGACCCCATTGCTGCTGCTGCGTTCCGTGATGATCTGCGTGCGCTCGCCGAACGTGAAGGTGTGACCGTCTTCCTCACGACGCACAATCTGGATGAAGCCGAGAAGCTATGTCATCGGGTCGGCATTATCCGACATGGCCGACTACTGGCGCAAGGCAGTCTGGCCGAGATCCAACGTCACGATACGCTACACCTCGAAATCATCGGGCGTAACTTTATACCCTCGGTCGAAGCAGCACTTCGGTCACAACCGACTGTGAGGCGGGTGGAAGCCAGCGATACGCACTTGATGATCGAACTTGCTTCGTCGAGCGATCCGGCTCCACTGATAAAACTGGTGATCGAGCATGGTGGGCAGATTGAAGAGGTATACCGCAAACAAAACGCAAGCCTTGAAGAGGTATTCTTGACCTTGATGGCAGAGGAGACAACGTATGCTCACTGA
- a CDS encoding ABC transporter substrate-binding protein: MKSLKMLLVSFTLIVVALVNAACGNSPTTPATQPTSAPAEPTAAAAPTSTPAATQATAGDRIKVRWFVGLGAGTDEGAIPPQNAFVERFNAGQDKIELVLEIVDNNVAFDTLATQIAAGNAPCIVGPVGIRGRDSFKGAWLDLQPFIDKYNYDLSDFDPNLVKFYQVKEEGQLGIPFAIFPSFIIYNKDLFDEAGLPYPPARHGEPWIDENGVEHEWNIETLTELAKKLTVDVNGNDATSPDFDPTKIVQFGWMNQWTDPRGIGTFFGAGSLVDENGNAQIPEHWKAAWKWTYDGWWKDWFIPNGPYGGADFLQGPGGPFSSGNLAMIHIHMWYVAPWALGNVDFDWNLAATPSYNGKITAKMHADTFGILKGCPYPDAAFEVLSYMLSPEHVNELLTIYGGMPARLSLQDNYFAQYNQTSFPNKTDINWDVVVEAMAYADNPNHESWMPSFQETTDRYNEFWNYLANTPDADFEAEVAKLQADLQKIFDAAK; this comes from the coding sequence ATGAAATCTTTGAAAATGCTACTCGTCAGCTTCACGTTGATCGTCGTTGCCCTCGTCAATGCGGCATGCGGCAACAGCCCGACGACTCCTGCGACCCAACCCACCTCTGCGCCTGCCGAACCAACCGCTGCTGCTGCCCCCACCTCAACACCTGCTGCAACCCAAGCAACCGCCGGTGACCGTATCAAAGTGCGCTGGTTCGTCGGCTTGGGCGCCGGTACAGATGAAGGTGCTATTCCGCCCCAGAATGCCTTTGTCGAACGATTTAATGCCGGCCAAGACAAGATCGAACTGGTGCTTGAGATCGTTGACAACAACGTCGCCTTCGACACCCTTGCCACCCAGATTGCTGCCGGCAACGCACCGTGCATCGTCGGCCCAGTCGGTATCCGTGGACGCGACAGCTTCAAAGGTGCGTGGCTTGACTTGCAGCCATTCATTGACAAATACAACTACGATCTGAGCGACTTCGATCCCAATCTGGTCAAGTTTTATCAGGTGAAGGAGGAGGGTCAACTTGGCATTCCGTTCGCCATCTTCCCCTCGTTTATCATCTACAACAAAGATCTATTCGATGAAGCCGGCCTCCCTTACCCACCCGCACGCCATGGCGAGCCGTGGATTGATGAGAACGGCGTCGAGCATGAGTGGAACATTGAGACGCTGACCGAACTGGCCAAGAAGCTGACGGTTGACGTCAACGGCAACGATGCTACCTCACCCGATTTCGATCCGACCAAGATTGTGCAGTTTGGTTGGATGAACCAATGGACCGACCCGCGCGGCATTGGTACCTTCTTCGGCGCCGGTTCGCTGGTCGATGAGAACGGCAATGCGCAGATCCCCGAGCACTGGAAGGCAGCGTGGAAGTGGACCTACGACGGTTGGTGGAAGGATTGGTTCATTCCGAACGGCCCCTACGGCGGCGCCGACTTCCTGCAAGGCCCCGGTGGACCCTTCTCGTCGGGCAATCTGGCGATGATTCACATCCACATGTGGTACGTCGCGCCATGGGCACTCGGTAATGTCGATTTCGACTGGAACTTGGCAGCAACCCCCAGCTACAACGGCAAGATCACGGCCAAGATGCACGCCGACACCTTTGGCATCCTCAAAGGGTGCCCGTACCCCGATGCCGCCTTCGAGGTATTGAGCTACATGCTCAGTCCCGAGCACGTCAATGAGCTGCTGACCATCTACGGCGGTATGCCGGCCCGCCTCTCGCTGCAAGACAACTACTTTGCGCAGTATAATCAGACCAGCTTCCCCAACAAGACCGACATCAACTGGGACGTGGTCGTGGAGGCGATGGCCTACGCCGACAACCCCAACCACGAAAGCTGGATGCCCAGCTTCCAAGAGACGACCGACCGCTACAACGAGTTCTGGAACTACCTCGCCAACACGCCCGATGCCGATTTCGAGGCCGAGGTAGCGAAGCTGCAAGCGGATTTGCAGAAGATCTTCGACGCAGCAAAGTAG
- a CDS encoding glycoside hydrolase family 16 protein: MYQRVSVIIVRRLLQLGVILLILTGCTPTSATPNPTSTPVPTVSPWRLVWSDEFDGETLNPSNWLFDKGAGGWGNNELQFYTNRPENARIEAGVLVIEARKEEYLAWEYTSARIKTHYLHTWTYGRIEARMQLPVGGKGVWPAFWMLGENIATARWPNCGEIDIMENIGNPTMVYGSVHGPGYSGGNAITKPFVSSQPLSDDFHIYAVEWEPDAIRWYVDDQLYHTLRRDQVPGEWVFNHPFFLILNLAIGGNRPGYPDETTVFPQQLRVDYVRVYQQT, translated from the coding sequence GTGTACCAGAGGGTTTCTGTTATTATCGTTCGTCGGCTCCTTCAGCTTGGAGTGATCCTCTTGATACTGACCGGCTGCACGCCGACATCGGCAACACCGAATCCGACCAGCACACCGGTGCCAACCGTATCACCGTGGAGGCTCGTGTGGAGTGATGAATTTGACGGCGAGACACTCAACCCAAGCAATTGGCTGTTCGATAAGGGGGCCGGCGGCTGGGGCAACAACGAACTGCAATTCTACACCAACCGCCCAGAAAATGCACGGATTGAAGCAGGTGTGTTGGTGATTGAAGCACGAAAGGAAGAGTATCTGGCGTGGGAATACACCTCGGCCCGGATCAAGACGCATTATCTGCATACATGGACGTATGGCCGGATCGAGGCACGTATGCAGTTACCGGTAGGAGGTAAAGGGGTTTGGCCTGCCTTCTGGATGCTGGGTGAGAATATCGCCACAGCACGCTGGCCCAACTGCGGCGAAATTGACATCATGGAAAACATCGGTAATCCGACGATGGTGTACGGTTCGGTCCATGGTCCCGGTTATTCAGGTGGTAACGCCATTACCAAACCCTTCGTTAGTTCCCAACCACTGAGCGACGATTTTCACATCTACGCTGTGGAATGGGAACCGGATGCAATTCGCTGGTACGTTGACGATCAGCTCTACCACACGTTACGTCGCGACCAGGTCCCCGGAGAATGGGTATTCAATCATCCCTTTTTTCTCATTCTCAACCTTGCCATCGGCGGCAACCGGCCTGGGTACCCCGACGAAACAACCGTCTTCCCGCAGCAGTTGCGGGTCGATTATGTGCGCGTGTATCAGCAGACCTAA
- a CDS encoding zinc ribbon domain-containing protein — translation MSESQQPKVCSNCGHPLAPTDRFCPNCGTRVPEKAAPPTVVIPPDQPPAAPPTVVLPPNQPPAAPPTTVLPPSRPSTAPPTGLPPTQPSAIPTPTPPVVPPVQSAGTPPDPFMPTPTYHPPVSQQPPFQIPASPNVATTKPNRGIAWLLVGGIGCLLLIFVGACIFALVAFSTIATDTTSVSTTPVAGSSPPTGGSGTGGSVVEGRILFQDKFDNPASSALLTNEDNDVRYAYEQGRYVIEVKQPELLVWSLIDGTYRNVTIEASYIMPGNMPNVAAGLIFHYQDEDNFYLFSVSNDGYYALELLQNNQWTTLIDWTKHQAINPERNRIRVELRNDEIVLYVNDKQIDKTRDPTFTDGNVALAVTSFDKGGGTVEFEEITISQR, via the coding sequence ATGAGTGAGTCGCAACAGCCAAAGGTATGTTCTAACTGCGGACATCCACTCGCACCAACCGACCGTTTCTGCCCGAACTGCGGTACTCGTGTACCAGAAAAAGCTGCGCCACCGACGGTGGTGATTCCACCCGACCAGCCACCTGCCGCGCCGCCGACCGTCGTACTCCCGCCCAACCAGCCACCTGCTGCACCACCCACAACGGTTCTTCCGCCAAGTCGTCCGTCGACTGCGCCACCAACCGGTCTACCGCCTACACAGCCATCAGCGATCCCGACACCAACACCGCCCGTTGTTCCACCGGTACAAAGTGCCGGCACCCCACCTGATCCCTTTATGCCAACACCGACGTACCATCCACCGGTCAGCCAGCAACCGCCGTTCCAGATACCTGCTTCGCCAAATGTTGCCACTACAAAGCCGAACAGGGGCATAGCCTGGTTACTGGTAGGCGGGATTGGGTGTCTTTTGCTGATCTTTGTCGGAGCGTGTATCTTTGCGTTGGTAGCGTTCTCCACAATTGCGACAGACACGACAAGCGTCAGCACCACACCTGTGGCGGGAAGCAGTCCGCCAACCGGTGGGAGTGGAACCGGCGGTTCGGTGGTCGAGGGGCGGATTCTGTTCCAAGACAAGTTTGACAATCCGGCGTCGAGTGCGTTGCTCACAAATGAAGACAACGACGTGCGTTATGCTTACGAACAGGGCCGCTATGTCATTGAGGTCAAACAACCAGAGCTGCTCGTATGGTCACTGATTGATGGGACATACCGCAACGTCACGATTGAAGCGAGCTACATCATGCCAGGCAACATGCCAAACGTTGCCGCAGGTCTCATCTTTCATTACCAAGATGAAGACAACTTCTACCTGTTTAGCGTCTCGAACGATGGCTATTATGCCCTCGAGCTACTCCAAAATAACCAATGGACAACGCTGATTGACTGGACCAAGCATCAAGCCATCAATCCCGAACGTAACCGCATCCGAGTTGAATTGCGTAACGATGAGATTGTGCTCTACGTCAATGATAAACAGATCGATAAGACGCGCGATCCGACGTTTACCGACGGTAACGTAGCGCTGGCGGTCACCAGTTTTGATAAAGGTGGGGGGACTGTCGAGTTTGAAGAGATAACGATCAGTCAGCGGTAA
- a CDS encoding winged helix-turn-helix domain-containing protein yields the protein MKKLEIHQLTTLDRLIHEPARLMIVALLYTVENADFLFLQRETGLSKGNLSIHLSKLEQAGYVQIEKTYRGKLPLTLCTLTETGREAFQNYRQRLLYLVSATGNNDVPPALNLAPAE from the coding sequence ATGAAGAAACTCGAAATACATCAACTGACCACGCTTGATCGGCTCATTCACGAACCGGCACGACTGATGATAGTAGCCTTACTGTATACCGTTGAGAACGCCGATTTTCTCTTTTTGCAGCGTGAAACCGGTCTCAGCAAAGGGAATTTGTCGATACATCTGAGTAAGCTTGAACAGGCCGGCTATGTGCAGATCGAGAAGACCTATCGCGGTAAGTTGCCGTTAACACTCTGCACATTGACCGAAACCGGACGGGAAGCGTTTCAAAACTACCGACAGCGTCTGCTTTATCTGGTGAGTGCCACCGGCAACAACGATGTACCACCTGCTCTGAACCTCGCCCCGGCAGAGTAG
- a CDS encoding carbohydrate ABC transporter permease, which yields MAPLPELSSVWRNLWRGRVKQAQRRKLSRLEKKEMAWGLFFISPWMIGFLLFYFLPMIASFGFSLYDFNPAVPDQARFVGFANWQRALFQDEEVWLSLGRTLHFAAISLPISLLFALFLAILLNSEHVLGKSVYRTLFYMPTMIPLVATVLIWNGVLNEQAGWINVIIERLTGITATGTQGLRWLADPKLVYYAYTMFGLWGVGNAMIIFLAGLQGVPTELYEAAQIDGANWFHRLIFITIPLITPVIFYQLVLGVIGSLQYFLAPFVLNGGTGFPEGMTRFFMVYFYKQSFSFFSMGYGATLAWLMLIIAMIITVVLFGTSRFWVFYAGEER from the coding sequence ATGGCCCCCTTACCAGAATTGAGCAGTGTGTGGCGTAACTTGTGGCGTGGTCGGGTCAAACAGGCGCAGCGACGAAAGTTGAGCAGGCTGGAAAAGAAAGAGATGGCATGGGGGTTGTTCTTCATCAGCCCATGGATGATCGGGTTCTTACTCTTTTACTTCTTGCCCATGATAGCTTCGTTCGGCTTCTCACTCTACGATTTCAACCCAGCCGTGCCTGATCAAGCTCGCTTTGTTGGCTTTGCCAACTGGCAACGGGCCTTATTTCAGGATGAGGAGGTCTGGTTATCGTTAGGGCGGACCCTGCACTTCGCTGCTATTTCCCTACCGATCTCGCTACTTTTTGCGCTGTTTCTCGCTATCTTGTTGAATTCAGAACACGTACTCGGCAAGAGTGTCTACCGCACCCTATTTTACATGCCGACCATGATCCCGCTGGTCGCGACGGTGTTGATCTGGAACGGCGTTCTCAACGAGCAGGCCGGTTGGATCAACGTGATCATTGAACGATTGACCGGTATCACAGCGACCGGCACGCAAGGCTTGCGCTGGCTGGCCGACCCCAAGCTGGTCTATTACGCTTATACAATGTTTGGTCTGTGGGGTGTTGGCAATGCCATGATCATCTTTCTGGCCGGTCTACAGGGTGTACCGACTGAACTCTACGAAGCAGCTCAGATCGACGGCGCCAACTGGTTTCACCGTCTGATCTTCATTACCATTCCGCTCATCACCCCGGTAATCTTCTACCAACTCGTGCTGGGAGTGATCGGCTCGCTGCAATACTTCCTCGCCCCCTTTGTCCTCAACGGCGGCACCGGCTTCCCCGAAGGAATGACCCGTTTCTTCATGGTCTACTTCTACAAGCAGTCATTTAGCTTCTTTAGTATGGGCTACGGCGCAACCCTGGCATGGCTGATGCTCATCATCGCCATGATTATTACGGTTGTTCTTTTTGGCACCTCTCGATTCTGGGTCTTCTATGCAGGGGAGGAACGCTAA
- a CDS encoding carbohydrate ABC transporter permease, with product MILSQRAHGNPLSKSTREAIARITLTSLTLAVLALFLIPMVYGITTAVKTDSQIAKTGAPWWPASERTFEYEGKLYDVYLVPIDGEIRELALYRPGRQSSLFVDPENPAAGPFEWQGQWRQLERVWQLDIQWGNFTRAWNTINFPNLLRNTLMYAGITTFGAVLSAALVAYGFARFRIPGKNMLFMIMLSTVILPGAVTLIPTYFVFLQIGWVGTWLPLIVPAFFSWGTNVFLLRQFFLGIPRDLEEAAQIDGASPLRIFFSIILPMSRPALTAVALFHFFWAWNDFFGPLIYLAGHPDKFPITVGLTAFNNLYSQSTNLIQAASLISAIIPIVVFFFAQRIFLEGVVITNIEK from the coding sequence ATGATACTCTCACAACGTGCTCACGGTAATCCGCTGTCTAAATCAACCCGTGAGGCTATTGCGCGGATCACGCTCACCAGCCTTACCCTCGCTGTGCTCGCGCTGTTCTTGATCCCGATGGTTTACGGCATTACGACCGCGGTCAAGACCGACAGCCAAATCGCCAAGACCGGCGCCCCATGGTGGCCGGCTAGCGAGCGCACGTTTGAATATGAGGGAAAATTGTACGATGTCTATCTGGTGCCAATTGATGGTGAAATCCGTGAACTGGCCCTGTACCGCCCCGGACGCCAAAGCAGTTTGTTCGTAGACCCGGAAAATCCGGCAGCGGGGCCGTTTGAGTGGCAGGGTCAGTGGCGGCAACTCGAACGGGTGTGGCAGCTCGATATCCAGTGGGGCAATTTCACCCGTGCCTGGAATACGATCAACTTTCCCAATCTGCTGCGCAATACGCTGATGTATGCCGGCATCACCACATTCGGCGCAGTATTATCGGCAGCGCTGGTGGCTTACGGTTTCGCCCGCTTCCGCATTCCCGGAAAGAACATGCTCTTTATGATTATGCTCTCGACTGTGATCTTACCCGGTGCGGTAACGCTTATTCCAACCTACTTCGTCTTCTTGCAGATCGGATGGGTGGGGACGTGGCTGCCGCTGATCGTGCCGGCGTTCTTCTCGTGGGGCACTAACGTTTTCTTGTTGCGTCAGTTCTTCCTCGGCATTCCGCGAGATCTCGAAGAGGCGGCCCAGATCGACGGTGCTAGCCCGTTGCGCATCTTCTTCTCGATCATTTTGCCGATGTCGCGCCCGGCCCTGACCGCCGTCGCCCTCTTTCACTTTTTCTGGGCGTGGAATGACTTCTTCGGCCCGTTGATCTATCTGGCCGGCCATCCCGATAAGTTCCCGATTACGGTGGGTCTAACCGCGTTCAACAATCTCTACTCGCAATCGACGAATCTGATCCAGGCAGCATCACTGATCTCGGCCATTATTCCGATTGTAGTCTTTTTCTTCGCCCAACGTATCTTTCTTGAAGGCGTGGTGATCACTAACATCGAGAAATAG
- a CDS encoding glycoside hydrolase family 3 protein — translation MRLQYLLCLVMLVGVFGACGTLNAPPATPTPVIPLYRNPAAPIAERVEDLLQRMTLAEKIGQMTLIEKNSITADQVRELAIGGVLSGGGGYPDDENSPMAWVEMVNALQQAALNSRLGIPIIYGADGVHGHNNLYGAVIFPHNIGLGAANDPALVEQIGRVTAREMAATGVFWNYAPGVMVVQDVRWGRTYESYAERPEHVASLAVAFLRGLQAPDIAAPNRIIGTPKHYVGDGGTTWGTSTTANYQLDQGETFGDETTIRTVHLPPYRATIAAGAHVIMASYSSWNGQKMHASSYWLTNVLKEELGFTGFIVSDWEAIDQIDPDYERAVVTAINAGIDMNMVPYDAVRFIETLTRAVNTGMVSETRIDDAVRRILTTKFAMGLFDQPFAHTELLGDIGSPAHRALARTAVAQSLVLLKNDGNLLPLPKDVAHLYIGGQAAHDLGIQAGGWTIEWQGKPGAIIPGTTILEGIQAAVTAQTVIEYDPHGRFRGDPMATDAVCIAVVGELPYAEGRGDSATLRLPPNEQRTLRRMEESCARLIVVLVSGRPLIITDDLPRWDALVAAWLPGSEGAGVADVLFGDQPFRGRLPVTWPRSLDQLPLGSGSGEPLFPYGFGLTP, via the coding sequence ATGCGTCTGCAATATCTGCTTTGTCTTGTGATGTTGGTCGGCGTATTTGGCGCTTGTGGGACGCTGAATGCACCCCCCGCTACACCGACACCGGTCATACCGCTCTACCGTAATCCGGCAGCACCTATCGCCGAGCGGGTCGAGGATCTGCTACAGCGGATGACATTGGCCGAGAAGATCGGCCAGATGACGCTGATCGAAAAAAATAGCATCACCGCCGATCAGGTACGTGAATTGGCCATCGGTGGTGTGCTCAGCGGTGGCGGTGGCTATCCAGACGACGAGAACTCGCCGATGGCGTGGGTGGAGATGGTTAATGCCTTGCAACAGGCGGCATTGAATAGCCGGCTCGGCATTCCGATCATCTATGGGGCTGATGGTGTTCACGGACACAACAACCTCTACGGTGCCGTCATCTTTCCGCATAACATCGGGTTGGGGGCAGCGAATGACCCCGCACTGGTCGAGCAGATCGGGCGGGTGACGGCCCGCGAGATGGCGGCTACCGGTGTCTTTTGGAACTACGCGCCGGGGGTGATGGTAGTGCAAGATGTGCGTTGGGGGCGTACCTACGAAAGCTATGCCGAACGTCCTGAACACGTTGCATCGTTGGCAGTCGCTTTTTTGCGTGGCTTGCAAGCTCCCGATATTGCAGCACCAAACCGGATCATCGGCACTCCCAAACACTATGTCGGTGATGGCGGTACGACATGGGGCACGTCAACCACGGCAAACTATCAACTCGATCAGGGGGAGACGTTTGGTGATGAAACCACGATCCGAACCGTGCATCTCCCACCGTACCGCGCGACCATCGCTGCCGGTGCGCATGTGATTATGGCGTCGTATTCGAGCTGGAACGGACAGAAGATGCACGCCAGTTCGTATTGGCTCACCAATGTGCTGAAAGAAGAACTCGGCTTTACCGGTTTTATTGTCTCAGATTGGGAAGCCATCGATCAGATTGATCCCGACTATGAACGGGCGGTGGTGACGGCCATAAATGCCGGGATCGATATGAATATGGTGCCTTACGATGCGGTGCGCTTCATCGAGACCCTGACTCGCGCCGTCAATACCGGTATGGTGAGCGAAACGCGGATTGACGATGCGGTGCGACGAATCTTGACGACCAAGTTTGCGATGGGGTTATTTGATCAACCTTTCGCCCACACCGAACTACTGGGCGACATCGGTAGTCCGGCCCACCGCGCATTAGCCCGTACCGCCGTTGCCCAATCGTTGGTCTTGCTCAAAAATGACGGTAACCTCCTCCCCTTACCGAAAGATGTTGCCCATCTCTACATCGGTGGGCAGGCTGCTCACGATCTCGGTATCCAAGCCGGCGGCTGGACAATTGAGTGGCAAGGGAAGCCGGGTGCGATTATCCCGGGAACGACGATTCTCGAAGGGATTCAAGCGGCTGTTACAGCACAAACGGTCATTGAGTACGATCCACACGGACGGTTTCGCGGTGATCCGATGGCGACCGATGCCGTCTGCATTGCGGTCGTCGGCGAATTGCCTTACGCCGAAGGACGCGGCGACAGCGCAACCTTACGCTTACCACCGAACGAACAGCGCACACTGCGTCGGATGGAGGAAAGCTGTGCCCGTCTCATTGTCGTACTCGTCAGTGGCCGTCCGCTGATCATCACCGACGATCTGCCTCGTTGGGATGCGCTTGTCGCCGCGTGGCTACCCGGTAGCGAAGGGGCCGGTGTCGCCGATGTTCTGTTTGGCGATCAACCATTTCGCGGGCGATTACCGGTGACGTGGCCGCGCAGCCTCGATCAATTACCGCTCGGATCAGGAAGCGGCGAGCCACTCTTTCCCTATGGATTTGGACTAACCCCATAA
- a CDS encoding LacI family DNA-binding transcriptional regulator: MHITLDEIARRAGVSRSTASRVINNHPHVNPAVRERVWQAIRETNYQPNLPARSLASRRSQVIGIIIPQPIHTLFADPYFPLLIEGIAQVCNERQFSIMLELATNPTGDPYRHIGRQGFLEGAIVASAIEDHFLSQWLAQESIPVVSIGRISTHPAIPYVDVDNRQGARMMIEHLLRCGYRRIATITGPMNIVAGRDRFAGYCDALDAAGLPLLPELIVEGNFSEQSGFSAMQSLLQREPRPDAVFAASDMMALGAFKALRAVGLSVPDDIGLGGFDDIPLAAAMTPTLTTVRQPINELGQTAARLLLDRITTAARDLAVERVILPTTLVIRESCVR; the protein is encoded by the coding sequence ATGCATATCACACTCGATGAAATTGCTCGGCGGGCCGGAGTCTCACGCTCGACCGCCTCACGGGTCATCAACAACCACCCGCACGTCAATCCGGCGGTACGCGAACGGGTGTGGCAGGCCATCCGCGAAACCAATTACCAGCCCAACCTACCGGCGCGTTCACTGGCCAGCCGCCGCTCGCAGGTGATTGGGATCATTATTCCGCAGCCGATCCATACCCTCTTTGCCGATCCCTACTTCCCATTGTTGATCGAAGGCATTGCCCAAGTCTGCAACGAACGGCAATTTTCGATTATGCTGGAACTGGCCACTAATCCAACCGGCGATCCATACCGGCACATTGGCCGGCAAGGTTTTCTCGAGGGTGCCATCGTGGCCTCAGCCATCGAAGATCACTTTCTCAGTCAATGGTTAGCCCAAGAGAGCATCCCGGTGGTCTCGATTGGCCGGATTAGCACCCATCCGGCAATTCCCTACGTTGATGTAGATAACCGCCAAGGTGCGCGGATGATGATCGAGCACTTGCTGCGGTGCGGTTATCGCCGGATTGCGACGATTACCGGCCCGATGAATATCGTGGCCGGGCGCGATCGCTTTGCCGGGTACTGTGATGCCCTCGACGCTGCCGGCTTGCCGCTGTTGCCCGAACTCATCGTTGAAGGCAACTTTAGCGAGCAGAGTGGATTTAGCGCGATGCAGAGCCTCTTGCAACGAGAACCACGACCCGATGCGGTCTTTGCTGCGAGCGACATGATGGCACTGGGCGCATTCAAAGCGCTGCGCGCTGTCGGACTAAGCGTACCCGACGACATCGGCTTAGGCGGATTTGACGACATTCCACTAGCGGCAGCGATGACACCGACTCTTACCACCGTGCGCCAACCGATCAACGAACTTGGTCAAACGGCGGCACGATTGTTACTCGACCGCATCACTACCGCAGCTCGCGACCTCGCCGTCGAGCGGGTGATATTGCCGACCACATTAGTGATTCGCGAGAGCTGCGTTCGGTAA
- a CDS encoding ABC transporter permease produces the protein MLTDIWTVMRKELKEISNIRERIGLISILFLIASFGILLPWQMGRSWIESPITLIYWAWLPLFLVITVVADSFAGERERHTLETLLASRLPDQAILFGKLLAALTYGVGLTWISLLVGLITINLGHSPGSLIFYPPDVAFAVLSISLLSGGLAAGAGVLVSLRVKTVQQATQLLSIAVMVLIFLPTFGLQMLPAAWQERLLKSVANWDVTQTVLTVIVILIIIDSILIGAAMRRFQRTRLISE, from the coding sequence ATGCTCACTGACATCTGGACGGTCATGCGCAAAGAGCTGAAGGAAATCTCAAACATTCGCGAACGGATTGGGCTAATCAGTATACTCTTCCTGATCGCCTCTTTCGGCATACTATTGCCATGGCAGATGGGCAGATCGTGGATCGAGTCGCCGATCACGCTCATCTACTGGGCCTGGTTACCTCTCTTTCTGGTCATTACCGTCGTGGCCGATTCATTTGCCGGCGAGCGCGAACGGCATACGCTCGAAACGTTGCTTGCGAGCCGGCTGCCCGATCAGGCCATTTTATTCGGCAAACTGCTGGCCGCGCTGACGTATGGTGTCGGACTGACGTGGATAAGTCTGCTGGTAGGGTTGATCACGATCAATCTTGGGCATAGCCCAGGAAGCTTGATCTTCTATCCGCCGGATGTGGCATTCGCCGTGCTCAGCATCTCGCTCCTCAGCGGCGGCCTCGCTGCGGGTGCGGGAGTATTGGTGTCGTTGCGGGTCAAGACGGTGCAGCAAGCCACGCAACTGCTTAGTATTGCCGTGATGGTACTGATCTTCCTGCCTACGTTTGGGTTGCAGATGCTGCCGGCAGCCTGGCAAGAACGGCTGTTGAAGAGTGTCGCCAATTGGGATGTGACGCAAACGGTGTTGACGGTGATTGTGATACTGATCATCATCGACAGCATCCTGATCGGCGCGGCAATGCGTCGCTTCCAGCGGACACGGCTGATCTCCGAATGA